GATCGAGTTAAGGGCGATTTGGACGAAAGCGATGAGGTGCGACTTTGGCGCACAATTCGGCGCGCAAGTGGAGTCCGCCGACCGACTGCGGTGATCAGGCGCTTTTGCGCGAGACGGGCATGCCCAAGTTGGTCATGATGTTGATCACCTCGCAGCTGACGGCCGCCTCGACCTTCTGGGCAGGCCGACTCCGGGCGCGGAGGCTGCGCCCGATGAGTTGCTCGTAGCGCATCATGGCCACCTCGCCCAAGGAACGGCGGCCGTACTGGACTGTCCGCTGCCAGCCGAGCCGACCATGCTCGTTGATCATCTGGGTGTGGCGGTCGCGCCGGGTGGGGGAGGTCTCGGCGCTCCCGCTCACCACTGCGGTCGCGCGCGGCGGGATGATCACCTCCGCCTTCGGTGCCAGTGCCGCGACGGCGTCGTACGCGCCGTCGGCCAGGACCGCGCCGATCGGGCGCTTGAACTGGTCGAGCAATGGACCGAGCAGGGAGGCATCCCCCTCCTCGTTGGACGTCAACTCCGAGGCGAGGATCTCACCCGTGTGCAGATTCCGACTGAAAGCGGCCACGGTTTCCGACGCCAAAGCGGCCAGTGTTCCGATCGCAAGCCGGCCGGCATTCCGATTTGAAGGCGGCCACCGTTCCGACATGAAGCCGGCCACCCTTCCACCGTGAAGGCGGCCGGCTTCATCGTCGGCATGATGATGGCGTCTTCCCTGCGAGGAGAGCTTCCATCAAGCACCGCCTCCTGATCCAACCGACAGGAGGAGCGGATGCCAGCCTTGAGGCTTTCCATGCGGCAAATCCGTGAATTGTTTCGCCTGAAGTTCGGCAGCCTGCTGCCGACCAGCGATCGCCAGATCGCAGCCCAGCTCGGTGTCGCGCGTAGCACCGTGGCGGAGTACCTGGAGCGCGCCCATGTCGCAGGCCTGTCCTGGCCACTGCCCCCCAATCTCAGCGATGCCGAGCTGGAGGAGCGGCTGTTCGCCCGTCCGAACATTCGCCCCGGCGTCCGCCGGCGTCCGGAACCCGACTGGGCAGCTATGCACCGCGAACTCAAACGCCCGGGCGTCACGCTGATGATCCTGTGGGAGGAGTACCGTGCCGCTCATCCCGACGGCTACGGCTACAGCCGCTTCTGCGAGTTGTACCGGGAGTTCGAGGCGCGGCTCGCCCCCAGCATGCGTCAGCCCCACTTGGCCGGCGACAAGGTCTTCGTCGACTACTCCGGCAAGACGCTGCCCATCCGCGATCCCGCCACCGGCGCCGTGCGGCCCGCCCAGCTCTTCATCGCCGTGCTGGGCGCCTCCAACTACACCTACGCCGAGGCGACCTGGACCCAGACCCTGCCCGATTGGATCGGGGCGCATGTCCGCATGCTGGAAGCGTTTCAGGGCTGCCCGCGTCTGATCGTGCCGGACAACCTGAAAAGCGGCGTCCTCAAGGCTTCCTTTTACGACCCGGAGCTCAACCGCAGTTATGCCCACATGGCGCACGCCTACAGCGTCGGCATCCTGCCGGCGCGTCCGCGTCGTCCACGTGACAAGGCCAAGGTGGAAGCCGGTGTGCGCATCGCCCAGTACTTCATCCTCGGCCGGCTGCGCAATCTGCCGTTCTTCTCCCTGGCCGAAGCCAATGGCGCGATAGACCGGGTGCTGGAGGACCTCAACACACGGCCCCAGCGCCGCCTCGGGCTCAGCCGCAGGGAGTTGTTCGAACAGCTTGATCGGCCGGCGCTGCGGCCGCTGCCCGACACGCCCTACGAATACGCGGAGTGGAAGCTCGTGCGCGTCGGCCCCGACTACCATGTCGAGGTCGCCGGCTTCTATTACTCGGTACCGGCGACGCTGATCCGCCAACAGATCGACGCACGCCTCACCGCCACCACGGTGGAGTTCTTTCACCGCGGCCAACGGATCGCCGCCCATGCCCGCCGGCACGGCGGCGAGCGCCACAGCACCGTGCCCGAGCACATGCCGGCAGCACACCGCCGCTACGCCGAGTGGAGCCCCGAGCGTTTCGAGCGGGACGCCGGCGACCTTGGCCCCAATACTGTGGCGTTGATCCGCGCCATCCTCGCCAGCCGGCCGCACCCGGAACAGGGCTTCCGCACCTGCCGTGGCGTGCTGAAGCTGTTTCGCGGCCCCAACCGGGCCCGCGCCGAGGCGGTGAGTGCCCGGGCGCTGGAGATCGGCGCCACCACCGCCGACAGCATCGCCTCGATCCTACGCAACAACCTGGACCGGGTTCGCTCCACCGCCCGCCCTGAGGCGCCGGCGCTGGACCACGCCAACATCCGCGGCTCGCGGTACTTTCATTAGGAGCCCACCATGCTTTCCCATCCCACCTTCGACCAGCTCAGCGACCTGGGGCTGCACGGCATGGCCAAGGCGTTGCGCGAGATGCAGACCAACCGCGAGGCCGGCACCCTCAGCCATGAGGAATGGCTGGGTGTGCTGCTCGATCACGAGGTGACGCTGCGGCGGCAGAAACGTTTCGAAGCGCGCGCCAAGAGCGCCCGGCTGCGCCATCCCGCCGTGATCGAGGATGTTGATTTCCGGGCGCCGCGTGGGCTGGACCGCGCGCTGTTCCAGAAGCTGGCGACCTGCCGATGGATCCACGACCACCAGAACGTGATCATCACCGGGCCGACCGGCATCGGCAAATCCTGGCTGGCCTGCGCGCTTGGCCACCGTGCCTGCCGCGAAAACCTATCGGTACTCTACCAGCGGATGCCCCGGCTGTTCGAGACCCTGGCCCTGGCACATGGCGACGGCCGTTACGCCCGCCTGATGCGTGGCTTCGCCCGCGTGCGACTTCTCATCTTGGACGACTGGGGACCAGAGCCGCTGAACGCAGAGCAGCGCCGCGACCTGCTCGAGATCGTAGAGGACCGCTACAACGCCGGCTCTCTGCTGATCACCAGCCAAATCCCCACGGACCGCTGGCACGAACTCATTGGGGATCCGACTCTCGGGGACGCGATCTTGGACCGCATTCTTCACAACGCCTACCGCATCGACCTCACCGGAGACTCAATGCGCAAGCCGCGACGCCAGCCAGCCCTGTCCGACGGAGAGTGACGAGACCGCCGGGCGCCCCCGGAGCTCCACAGGCACCTCCCAGGCAAGCCGGCCGCTCTCCAGCGTGATGAGGCGCGCTCGCGACCGGCTTGCCCGGGGCCCTCCTATGGATTCCGGGGACGCCCTCCACCTCGACATGATCATGGCGGCTTGACCCGACGCCATGCTCATGCGACACGAAAAACGCCTCGCGGGGATACGCCACCCCGGCCGCTTTCCTTCGGAACGCTGGCCGGCTTCAGTTCGGAACAGTGGCCGCTTTCAAATCGGAATACCCGGCCGGCTTCATCGGAATCTGCACCCGTGTCTGGATTGACCGCGAGGTGCAGCTTTCGCCAACTCCGGCGCGCTTGACCACCGTGCTTTTCCAGGTGCCACTCACCCTTGCCGAACATCTTCAGCCCCGTGGAGTCGATGACCACGGTGACTGGCCCGTCCGTCCTGACCAGCGCCGACGCGACCTCAAGGTCGGCGCTGCGGCGGGAGAAGGTCGTGTGATCCGGAGCCGGCAAGTCCAGGCCGAGCAGGCGCATCAACGAACCCAACCGGCCTTCGGTCTGCCGCCACGGCCGTCCGAACGCCAAGCGCAGCATCAGCCCAGCCTCAATGGCGAGGTCCGAGTGGCGCGATGGTCGGCCTCGCCGGCCAGAACGCGCCGGCGTCCAGCCAGCGATAGGCTCCGGCGTCACCCAGATGGTCAGGTCGCCACGCCGACGCAGCGCCGCATCGTAGGCCGACCAGGTCTCCACCCTGTAGCGGGCAGGGGGATCTTGTGGCGGCTCTCGTTGGCCTTGTACGGCATGCGGGTCTCAGCTTCAGCGGGGCGCCTCTGATACCTGCCAAGACCACGACATCACCAGCTTCCAACGAATTTCGCACCAATGTCCTCTGCAGTGGGATTTTTCTATCGAAATCAACGATGTAAACCATCATTCCGTGTGGCCGTGATTGGACGTCGATCCACAGTCCAGGTTGAAGGCGACGGCGCGGATGGGGGCAGCTTGGGCTCGCCAACTCCGCAGTTTACGTGGTAATGCCCTCCGCGAACACCGTCAGAAGTTGCAACCGAACCGCTCCGCGGGGGGCTGCCGAGTATCCGATCTCGAGCCGGCTCCTGTACCCAATAGGATGCCGAGCCGTTCCGCTGCGCCAGTGATATGGTCAGACATTGCCTGAGCGGCGCGGGGGCAGTCACGCGATCGCAAAGCCTCGAGAATCCGTTCGTGTTCTTCCAGGGTTTCCCAAACGCGGTCCTCCTGCGCGAAAGGAAGCCTCTGGATCTCCGCAACCACGGCATCAACCGTTCGGAACAGGTCCATGAACATGCGGTTGCCGCAGCCTTCGACGATCAGGCGGTGGAAATTGCTGTCCTCCACTCCGGCTTGTGCGAAGTCATGTGCTTGGAAGGCGGTGCGCATCCGGACCAGCGTGCTGGAAAGCGTTTCGAGTGCGGTGTCGGGCAGGGCGATAGCGGCCAGTTGGGCGGCCTGTGGTTCCAACGCCAGGCGCGCCTCGTAGACTTCGCGGGGCGAATAGAGGTCGGCGAACCGCCAAGCGGCGACCGGGTCCGGCGGCTTTCCATCTGTCAGGAAGACGCCACGCCCCACCTCGATCCTGATCAAGCCAAGGGTCTCCAGTGCCGAGAGTGCCTCGCGCAGAGACGCGCGGCTGATGCTCAGCCTTTCGGCAAGCTCGCGCTGGGGCGGCAACTGGTCGCCCGGACGCAGCCCCTGTTCGTCGATGATCTGGCGGATCTTCTCGACCGCCGCCTGTGGCACCAACAGCCGTCCACGCATCCTGCCGATCCCTGTCTGTCGTTGTTCTTGCCGGGGTGCCCCACGCGACGCCTTGACAATAGCTCAGAAAGGGCGTGCAATCCAACTGGTCAGACCGGTCCGGCCTATCAGACCAAAGAAAAATACCACCGGCTTTCAGGGATTCGCGTCAGGCATTCACCCACCCATGCAGGGAGATGCAGGTACAGCCATGCGCAGACAGATTCTCAAATTCGCTCTCCTCGCGGCGGCGACGGCCACCGTCTGGGGCAACTTCGCACCGGCCCACGCCGCCGACCTCGCCGTCGGCGCCAACATCGGCAATGTCCCGTGGGAGTTCCAAGACGCATCCGGCAAGTTCGTCGGCTTCGAGATCGATGTGGTCAACGAGGCGGCCAAGCGCCTGGGCAAGACCGTGGAGATCGTCAACATCCCCTTCAACGGTCTGTTCTCCGCCGTCCAGTCGGGTCGGATCGCCATGGCGATTTCGTCGATCACCATCACCGACAAGCGCCTGGACTCGGTCTCCTTCGCCCAGCCTTATTATGACAGCGACCAGTCGCTGACCGTGCGGGCGAACACCCCGCTCAAGAGCGTCGAGGACCTGAAGGGCAAGTCGCTTGGCGTCGACACCGGCTCCACCGGCGACATGTGGGCCAACCAGAACCAGGCGAAATACAGCTTCGGCGACGTCCGCCGCTATGAGGGGCTGCAGCCGGCCATGCTCGACCTTGGGGCCGGGCGCCTGGACGGCTACATCAGCGACATTCCGGCCCTGCTCTACTACACCAAGGACAAGCCGCAGTTCAAAGTCGTCCAGCGCATCCCGACCGGCGAGCGCTATTCCGTGATGTTCGCCAAGGACAGCCCGCTGCTACCCGCCGTCAACGAGCAGATCACCGCGATGAAGAAGGACGGAACTTTGGCGGCCCTGCATGAGAAGTGGTTCGGCGTCAAACCCGAGGCCGAGGGCAGCACCGTCAAGGTTCTCGACATTCCGAAGAAGTCCTGAACGCGGACCGTCTCCCCGCAATTGGACCTAATGGCCGGGGACGTGGCGCCCGAGCGGTGTCATGCCCGGCCGTAGCCTCCGGGCCGTCGCCTTACGGCCTGGACCCGGCCCATGCCTGGACATTCTCTCATGGACTTGATTGACACCTTCTTCAACGGAAGGGTGCTGTGGGATGCGCTGCCGCTCCTGCTGATGGGGCTGGGGACGACGCTGACGCTGGGGATTCTCAGCATCGCGCTCGGCCTCATCGGCGGCCTGATCCTCGCTCTTCTGCGCCTTTACGGCCCGCCGACC
The Azospirillum sp. TSA2s DNA segment above includes these coding regions:
- a CDS encoding ABC transporter substrate-binding protein, with amino-acid sequence MRRQILKFALLAAATATVWGNFAPAHAADLAVGANIGNVPWEFQDASGKFVGFEIDVVNEAAKRLGKTVEIVNIPFNGLFSAVQSGRIAMAISSITITDKRLDSVSFAQPYYDSDQSLTVRANTPLKSVEDLKGKSLGVDTGSTGDMWANQNQAKYSFGDVRRYEGLQPAMLDLGAGRLDGYISDIPALLYYTKDKPQFKVVQRIPTGERYSVMFAKDSPLLPAVNEQITAMKKDGTLAALHEKWFGVKPEAEGSTVKVLDIPKKS
- a CDS encoding FadR/GntR family transcriptional regulator, coding for MRGRLLVPQAAVEKIRQIIDEQGLRPGDQLPPQRELAERLSISRASLREALSALETLGLIRIEVGRGVFLTDGKPPDPVAAWRFADLYSPREVYEARLALEPQAAQLAAIALPDTALETLSSTLVRMRTAFQAHDFAQAGVEDSNFHRLIVEGCGNRMFMDLFRTVDAVVAEIQRLPFAQEDRVWETLEEHERILEALRSRDCPRAAQAMSDHITGAAERLGILLGTGAGSRSDTRQPPAERFGCNF
- the istB gene encoding IS21-like element helper ATPase IstB — translated: MLSHPTFDQLSDLGLHGMAKALREMQTNREAGTLSHEEWLGVLLDHEVTLRRQKRFEARAKSARLRHPAVIEDVDFRAPRGLDRALFQKLATCRWIHDHQNVIITGPTGIGKSWLACALGHRACRENLSVLYQRMPRLFETLALAHGDGRYARLMRGFARVRLLILDDWGPEPLNAEQRRDLLEIVEDRYNAGSLLITSQIPTDRWHELIGDPTLGDAILDRILHNAYRIDLTGDSMRKPRRQPALSDGE
- the istA gene encoding IS21 family transposase → MRQIRELFRLKFGSLLPTSDRQIAAQLGVARSTVAEYLERAHVAGLSWPLPPNLSDAELEERLFARPNIRPGVRRRPEPDWAAMHRELKRPGVTLMILWEEYRAAHPDGYGYSRFCELYREFEARLAPSMRQPHLAGDKVFVDYSGKTLPIRDPATGAVRPAQLFIAVLGASNYTYAEATWTQTLPDWIGAHVRMLEAFQGCPRLIVPDNLKSGVLKASFYDPELNRSYAHMAHAYSVGILPARPRRPRDKAKVEAGVRIAQYFILGRLRNLPFFSLAEANGAIDRVLEDLNTRPQRRLGLSRRELFEQLDRPALRPLPDTPYEYAEWKLVRVGPDYHVEVAGFYYSVPATLIRQQIDARLTATTVEFFHRGQRIAAHARRHGGERHSTVPEHMPAAHRRYAEWSPERFERDAGDLGPNTVALIRAILASRPHPEQGFRTCRGVLKLFRGPNRARAEAVSARALEIGATTADSIASILRNNLDRVRSTARPEAPALDHANIRGSRYFH